Proteins encoded within one genomic window of Sminthopsis crassicaudata isolate SCR6 chromosome X, ASM4859323v1, whole genome shotgun sequence:
- the CDK16 gene encoding cyclin-dependent kinase 16 isoform X7, translated as MDRMKKIKRQLSMTLRGSRPSEKSGGSEQINIEDSNCSDNEIVHEDLKIGSDGESDQASATSSDEVQSPVRVRMRNHPARKISTEDINKRLSLPADIRLPEGYLEKLTLNSPLFDKPLSRRLRRVSLSEIGFGKLETYVKLDKLGEGTYATVYKGKSKLTDNLVALKEIRLEHEEGAPCTAIREVSLLKDLKHANIVTLHDIIHTDKSLTLVFEYLDKDLKQYLEDCGNVINVHNVKLFLFQLLRGLAYCHRQKVLHRDLKPQNLLINERGELKLADFGLARAKSIPTKTYSNEVVTLWYRPPDILLGSTDYSTQIDMWGVGCIFYEMATGRPLFPGSTVEEQLHFIFRILGTPTEETWPGISSNEEFKNYDYPKYRAEALLSHAPRLDTDGADLLGRLLQFEGRNRISADDAMRHPFFQSLGSRIHKLPDTTSIFALKEIQLQKETGLRAASLTDSGRPAFRVVDTEF; from the exons ATGGACCGAATGAAGAAGATCAAGCGGCAGCTCTCCATGACGCTCCGGGGAAGCCGACCCTCAGAGAAGAGCGGTGGCTCAGAGCAGATCAACATCGAAGACAGTAACTGCAGTGACAATG AGATCGTGCATGAAGATTTGAAGATTGGTTCAGATGGGGAGAGCGACCAGGCATCAGCCACGTCCTCTGATGAGGTGCAATCACCCGTGAGGGTCCGAATGCGAAACCATCCGGCCCGCAAGATCTCTACTGAG GACATCAACAAGCGCCTCTCCCTACCTGCCGACATCCGGCTGCCTGAGGGCTATCTGGAGAAGCTGACCCTCAATAGCCCGCTCTTTGACAAGCCCCTGAGCCGGCGCCTCCGCCGGGTCTCCCTG TCTGAAATTGGCTTTGGCAAGCTGGAGACATATGTGAAGCTGGATAAACTGGGAGAG GGTACCTATGCCACTGTATATAAGGGGAAGAGCAAGTTGACAGACAACCTGGTTGCCCTGAAGGAGATCCGGCTGGAGCATGAGGAGGGTGCCCCCTGCACCGCCATTCGAGAAG TATCTCTGCTGAAGGACCTGAAACACGCCAACATTGTCACCCTGCATGACATCATTCACACTGACAAGTCCCTGACCCTGGTCTTTGAGTATCTG gACAAGGACCTGAAGCAGTACCTGGAGGACTGCGGCAACGTCATTAACGTGCACAACGTCAAG CTCTTCTTGTTTCAGCTGCTCCGGGGCCTGGCCTACTGTCACCGACAGAAGGTGCTACACCGTGACCTCAAACCCCAGAATCTGCTGATCAACGAGCGAGGGGAGCTCAAGCTAGCGGACTTTG GCCTGGCCAGGGCCAAGTCCATCCCAACCAAAACGTACTCTAACGAGGTGGTGACGCTGTGGTACCGGCCTCCGGACATCCTGCTGGGCTCCACCGACTACTCCACCCAGATAGACATGTG GGGCGTGGGCTGCATTTTCTACGAGATGGCCACGGGCAGGCCCCTCTTCCCGGGCTCCACGGTGGAGGAACAGTTGCATTTCATCTTTCGCATTCTGG GGACCCCCACTGAAGAGACTTGGCCGGGAATCTCCTCCAACGAAGAGTTCAAAAACTATGATTACCCCAAATATCGAGCGGAGGCACTACTGAGCCACGCACCCCG GCTGGACACCGATGGGGCGGACCTCTTGGGCAGACTCCTGCAG TTTGAAGGACGGAATCGGATCTCTGCGGATGACGCCATGAGACACCCCTTCTTCCAGAGTTTGGGGTCCAGAATTCATAAACTCCCTGACA CTACTTCCATATTTGCACTAAAGGAGATCCAGTTACAGAAGGAGACGGGCCTTCGCGCAGCCTCCCTCACAGACTCGG GCAGGCCAGCCTTCCGGGTGGTGGACACCGAGTTCTAA
- the CDK16 gene encoding cyclin-dependent kinase 16 isoform X2: protein MWGWCQRNIPFYGRIRGRLAGHAGEAEPPAQPALSPDELCRGALGSSPSQPMGQGGTQGGGSMPLASHPTLASQVTMDRMKKIKRQLSMTLRGSRPSEKSGGSEQINIEDSNCSDNGPSPGGRKGILPSSHSLLPTVRLPPRASRSLPALGPTPWAPRQPPPPPARRPRASRSLSSPLDHGTRLEIVHEDLKIGSDGESDQASATSSDEVQSPVRVRMRNHPARKISTEDINKRLSLPADIRLPEGYLEKLTLNSPLFDKPLSRRLRRVSLSEIGFGKLETYVKLDKLGEGTYATVYKGKSKLTDNLVALKEIRLEHEEGAPCTAIREVSLLKDLKHANIVTLHDIIHTDKSLTLVFEYLDKDLKQYLEDCGNVINVHNVKLFLFQLLRGLAYCHRQKVLHRDLKPQNLLINERGELKLADFGLARAKSIPTKTYSNEVVTLWYRPPDILLGSTDYSTQIDMWGVGCIFYEMATGRPLFPGSTVEEQLHFIFRILGTPTEETWPGISSNEEFKNYDYPKYRAEALLSHAPRLDTDGADLLGRLLQFEGRNRISADDAMRHPFFQSLGSRIHKLPDTTSIFALKEIQLQKETGLRAASLTDSGRPAFRVVDTEF, encoded by the exons ATGTGGGGCTGGTGCCAACGGAACATACCATTCTATGGCCGCATCCGGGGCCGACTTGCGGGGCATGCGGGAGAAGCCGAACCCCCTGCCCAACCTGCCCTTTCCCCCGATGAGCTCTGTCGGGGGGCCCTGGGCTCCTCCCCCAGCCAGCCTATGGGGCAGGGTGGCACACAGGGAGGAGGCTCCATGCCCTTGGCCAGCCACCCGACTCTTGCCAGCCAG gtcACCATGGACCGAATGAAGAAGATCAAGCGGCAGCTCTCCATGACGCTCCGGGGAAGCCGACCCTCAGAGAAGAGCGGTGGCTCAGAGCAGATCAACATCGAAGACAGTAACTGCAGTGACAATG GCCCTAGCCCTGGTGGGAGGAAGGGCATCTTGCCCTCGTCCCACAGCCTGCTACCCACGGTTCGCCTGCCCCCCCGAGCATCCAGGAGCTTGCCCGCCCTTGGCCCCACCCCCTGGGCACCCCGGCAGCCTCCACCGCCGCCGGCCCGCCGGCCCCGGGCCAGTCGCAGCCTCAGCTCCCCACTGGACCATGGCACCAGACTAG AGATCGTGCATGAAGATTTGAAGATTGGTTCAGATGGGGAGAGCGACCAGGCATCAGCCACGTCCTCTGATGAGGTGCAATCACCCGTGAGGGTCCGAATGCGAAACCATCCGGCCCGCAAGATCTCTACTGAG GACATCAACAAGCGCCTCTCCCTACCTGCCGACATCCGGCTGCCTGAGGGCTATCTGGAGAAGCTGACCCTCAATAGCCCGCTCTTTGACAAGCCCCTGAGCCGGCGCCTCCGCCGGGTCTCCCTG TCTGAAATTGGCTTTGGCAAGCTGGAGACATATGTGAAGCTGGATAAACTGGGAGAG GGTACCTATGCCACTGTATATAAGGGGAAGAGCAAGTTGACAGACAACCTGGTTGCCCTGAAGGAGATCCGGCTGGAGCATGAGGAGGGTGCCCCCTGCACCGCCATTCGAGAAG TATCTCTGCTGAAGGACCTGAAACACGCCAACATTGTCACCCTGCATGACATCATTCACACTGACAAGTCCCTGACCCTGGTCTTTGAGTATCTG gACAAGGACCTGAAGCAGTACCTGGAGGACTGCGGCAACGTCATTAACGTGCACAACGTCAAG CTCTTCTTGTTTCAGCTGCTCCGGGGCCTGGCCTACTGTCACCGACAGAAGGTGCTACACCGTGACCTCAAACCCCAGAATCTGCTGATCAACGAGCGAGGGGAGCTCAAGCTAGCGGACTTTG GCCTGGCCAGGGCCAAGTCCATCCCAACCAAAACGTACTCTAACGAGGTGGTGACGCTGTGGTACCGGCCTCCGGACATCCTGCTGGGCTCCACCGACTACTCCACCCAGATAGACATGTG GGGCGTGGGCTGCATTTTCTACGAGATGGCCACGGGCAGGCCCCTCTTCCCGGGCTCCACGGTGGAGGAACAGTTGCATTTCATCTTTCGCATTCTGG GGACCCCCACTGAAGAGACTTGGCCGGGAATCTCCTCCAACGAAGAGTTCAAAAACTATGATTACCCCAAATATCGAGCGGAGGCACTACTGAGCCACGCACCCCG GCTGGACACCGATGGGGCGGACCTCTTGGGCAGACTCCTGCAG TTTGAAGGACGGAATCGGATCTCTGCGGATGACGCCATGAGACACCCCTTCTTCCAGAGTTTGGGGTCCAGAATTCATAAACTCCCTGACA CTACTTCCATATTTGCACTAAAGGAGATCCAGTTACAGAAGGAGACGGGCCTTCGCGCAGCCTCCCTCACAGACTCGG GCAGGCCAGCCTTCCGGGTGGTGGACACCGAGTTCTAA
- the CDK16 gene encoding cyclin-dependent kinase 16 isoform X6 → MDRMKKIKRQLSMTLRGSRPSEKSGGSEQINIEDSNCSDNGPSPGGRKGILPSSHSLLPTVRLPPRASRSLPALGPTPWAPRQPPPPPARRPRASRSLSSPLDHGTRLEIVHEDLKIGSDGESDQASATSSDEVQSPVRVRMRNHPARKISTEDINKRLSLPADIRLPEGYLEKLTLNSPLFDKPLSRRLRRVSLSEIGFGKLETYVKLDKLGEGTYATVYKGKSKLTDNLVALKEIRLEHEEGAPCTAIREVSLLKDLKHANIVTLHDIIHTDKSLTLVFEYLDKDLKQYLEDCGNVINVHNVKLFLFQLLRGLAYCHRQKVLHRDLKPQNLLINERGELKLADFGLARAKSIPTKTYSNEVVTLWYRPPDILLGSTDYSTQIDMWGVGCIFYEMATGRPLFPGSTVEEQLHFIFRILGTPTEETWPGISSNEEFKNYDYPKYRAEALLSHAPRLDTDGADLLGRLLQFEGRNRISADDAMRHPFFQSLGSRIHKLPDTTSIFALKEIQLQKETGLRAASLTDSGGCGSHPLGSSSCVPAGSSQ, encoded by the exons ATGGACCGAATGAAGAAGATCAAGCGGCAGCTCTCCATGACGCTCCGGGGAAGCCGACCCTCAGAGAAGAGCGGTGGCTCAGAGCAGATCAACATCGAAGACAGTAACTGCAGTGACAATG GCCCTAGCCCTGGTGGGAGGAAGGGCATCTTGCCCTCGTCCCACAGCCTGCTACCCACGGTTCGCCTGCCCCCCCGAGCATCCAGGAGCTTGCCCGCCCTTGGCCCCACCCCCTGGGCACCCCGGCAGCCTCCACCGCCGCCGGCCCGCCGGCCCCGGGCCAGTCGCAGCCTCAGCTCCCCACTGGACCATGGCACCAGACTAG AGATCGTGCATGAAGATTTGAAGATTGGTTCAGATGGGGAGAGCGACCAGGCATCAGCCACGTCCTCTGATGAGGTGCAATCACCCGTGAGGGTCCGAATGCGAAACCATCCGGCCCGCAAGATCTCTACTGAG GACATCAACAAGCGCCTCTCCCTACCTGCCGACATCCGGCTGCCTGAGGGCTATCTGGAGAAGCTGACCCTCAATAGCCCGCTCTTTGACAAGCCCCTGAGCCGGCGCCTCCGCCGGGTCTCCCTG TCTGAAATTGGCTTTGGCAAGCTGGAGACATATGTGAAGCTGGATAAACTGGGAGAG GGTACCTATGCCACTGTATATAAGGGGAAGAGCAAGTTGACAGACAACCTGGTTGCCCTGAAGGAGATCCGGCTGGAGCATGAGGAGGGTGCCCCCTGCACCGCCATTCGAGAAG TATCTCTGCTGAAGGACCTGAAACACGCCAACATTGTCACCCTGCATGACATCATTCACACTGACAAGTCCCTGACCCTGGTCTTTGAGTATCTG gACAAGGACCTGAAGCAGTACCTGGAGGACTGCGGCAACGTCATTAACGTGCACAACGTCAAG CTCTTCTTGTTTCAGCTGCTCCGGGGCCTGGCCTACTGTCACCGACAGAAGGTGCTACACCGTGACCTCAAACCCCAGAATCTGCTGATCAACGAGCGAGGGGAGCTCAAGCTAGCGGACTTTG GCCTGGCCAGGGCCAAGTCCATCCCAACCAAAACGTACTCTAACGAGGTGGTGACGCTGTGGTACCGGCCTCCGGACATCCTGCTGGGCTCCACCGACTACTCCACCCAGATAGACATGTG GGGCGTGGGCTGCATTTTCTACGAGATGGCCACGGGCAGGCCCCTCTTCCCGGGCTCCACGGTGGAGGAACAGTTGCATTTCATCTTTCGCATTCTGG GGACCCCCACTGAAGAGACTTGGCCGGGAATCTCCTCCAACGAAGAGTTCAAAAACTATGATTACCCCAAATATCGAGCGGAGGCACTACTGAGCCACGCACCCCG GCTGGACACCGATGGGGCGGACCTCTTGGGCAGACTCCTGCAG TTTGAAGGACGGAATCGGATCTCTGCGGATGACGCCATGAGACACCCCTTCTTCCAGAGTTTGGGGTCCAGAATTCATAAACTCCCTGACA CTACTTCCATATTTGCACTAAAGGAGATCCAGTTACAGAAGGAGACGGGCCTTCGCGCAGCCTCCCTCACAGACTCGGGTGGGTGTGGTTCCCACCCCCTAGGCTCCTCCAGCTGTGTGCCGGCTGGCTCTTCCCAATAG
- the CDK16 gene encoding cyclin-dependent kinase 16 isoform X4, giving the protein MDRMKKIKRQLSMTLRGSRPSEKSGGSEQINIEDSNCSDNGPSPGGRKGILPSSHSLLPTVRLPPRASRSLPALGPTPWAPRQPPPPPARRPRASRSLSSPLDHGTRLEIVHEDLKIGSDGESDQASATSSDEVQSPVRVRMRNHPARKISTESEIGFGKLETYVKLDKLGEGTYATVYKGKSKLTDNLVALKEIRLEHEEGAPCTAIREVSLLKDLKHANIVTLHDIIHTDKSLTLVFEYLDKDLKQYLEDCGNVINVHNVKLFLFQLLRGLAYCHRQKVLHRDLKPQNLLINERGELKLADFGLARAKSIPTKTYSNEVVTLWYRPPDILLGSTDYSTQIDMWGVGCIFYEMATGRPLFPGSTVEEQLHFIFRILGTPTEETWPGISSNEEFKNYDYPKYRAEALLSHAPRLDTDGADLLGRLLQFEGRNRISADDAMRHPFFQSLGSRIHKLPDTTSIFALKEIQLQKETGLRAASLTDSGGCGSHPLGSSSCVPAGSSQ; this is encoded by the exons ATGGACCGAATGAAGAAGATCAAGCGGCAGCTCTCCATGACGCTCCGGGGAAGCCGACCCTCAGAGAAGAGCGGTGGCTCAGAGCAGATCAACATCGAAGACAGTAACTGCAGTGACAATG GCCCTAGCCCTGGTGGGAGGAAGGGCATCTTGCCCTCGTCCCACAGCCTGCTACCCACGGTTCGCCTGCCCCCCCGAGCATCCAGGAGCTTGCCCGCCCTTGGCCCCACCCCCTGGGCACCCCGGCAGCCTCCACCGCCGCCGGCCCGCCGGCCCCGGGCCAGTCGCAGCCTCAGCTCCCCACTGGACCATGGCACCAGACTAG AGATCGTGCATGAAGATTTGAAGATTGGTTCAGATGGGGAGAGCGACCAGGCATCAGCCACGTCCTCTGATGAGGTGCAATCACCCGTGAGGGTCCGAATGCGAAACCATCCGGCCCGCAAGATCTCTACTGAG TCTGAAATTGGCTTTGGCAAGCTGGAGACATATGTGAAGCTGGATAAACTGGGAGAG GGTACCTATGCCACTGTATATAAGGGGAAGAGCAAGTTGACAGACAACCTGGTTGCCCTGAAGGAGATCCGGCTGGAGCATGAGGAGGGTGCCCCCTGCACCGCCATTCGAGAAG TATCTCTGCTGAAGGACCTGAAACACGCCAACATTGTCACCCTGCATGACATCATTCACACTGACAAGTCCCTGACCCTGGTCTTTGAGTATCTG gACAAGGACCTGAAGCAGTACCTGGAGGACTGCGGCAACGTCATTAACGTGCACAACGTCAAG CTCTTCTTGTTTCAGCTGCTCCGGGGCCTGGCCTACTGTCACCGACAGAAGGTGCTACACCGTGACCTCAAACCCCAGAATCTGCTGATCAACGAGCGAGGGGAGCTCAAGCTAGCGGACTTTG GCCTGGCCAGGGCCAAGTCCATCCCAACCAAAACGTACTCTAACGAGGTGGTGACGCTGTGGTACCGGCCTCCGGACATCCTGCTGGGCTCCACCGACTACTCCACCCAGATAGACATGTG GGGCGTGGGCTGCATTTTCTACGAGATGGCCACGGGCAGGCCCCTCTTCCCGGGCTCCACGGTGGAGGAACAGTTGCATTTCATCTTTCGCATTCTGG GGACCCCCACTGAAGAGACTTGGCCGGGAATCTCCTCCAACGAAGAGTTCAAAAACTATGATTACCCCAAATATCGAGCGGAGGCACTACTGAGCCACGCACCCCG GCTGGACACCGATGGGGCGGACCTCTTGGGCAGACTCCTGCAG TTTGAAGGACGGAATCGGATCTCTGCGGATGACGCCATGAGACACCCCTTCTTCCAGAGTTTGGGGTCCAGAATTCATAAACTCCCTGACA CTACTTCCATATTTGCACTAAAGGAGATCCAGTTACAGAAGGAGACGGGCCTTCGCGCAGCCTCCCTCACAGACTCGGGTGGGTGTGGTTCCCACCCCCTAGGCTCCTCCAGCTGTGTGCCGGCTGGCTCTTCCCAATAG
- the CDK16 gene encoding cyclin-dependent kinase 16 isoform X10: protein MQGLFQCDDFALNAGSAVSYLCDLGQVNWSFLCLLCEVTMDRMKKIKRQLSMTLRGSRPSEKSGGSEQINIEDSNCSDNEIVHEDLKIGSDGESDQASATSSDEVQSPVRVRMRNHPARKISTEDINKRLSLPADIRLPEGYLEKLTLNSPLFDKPLSRRLRRVSLSEIGFGKLETYVKLDKLGEGTYATVYKGKSKLTDNLVALKEIRLEHEEGAPCTAIREVSLLKDLKHANIVTLHDIIHTDKSLTLVFEYLDKDLKQYLEDCGNVINVHNVKLFLFQLLRGLAYCHRQKVLHRDLKPQNLLINERGELKLADFGLARAKSIPTKTYSNEVVTLWYRPPDILLGSTDYSTQIDMWGVGCIFYEMATGRPLFPGSTVEEQLHFIFRILGTPTEETWPGISSNEEFKNYDYPKYRAEALLSHAPRLDTDGADLLGRLLQFEGRNRISADDAMRHPFFQSLGSRIHKLPDTTSIFALKEIQLQKETGLRAASLTDSGGCGSHPLGSSSCVPAGSSQ from the exons ATGCAGGGCTTGTTCCAGTGCGATGACTTTGCCTTAAATGCTGGCTCTGCcgtttcctacctgtgtgaccttgggcaagtcaattggAGCTTCCTTTGCCTCCTCTGTGAA gtcACCATGGACCGAATGAAGAAGATCAAGCGGCAGCTCTCCATGACGCTCCGGGGAAGCCGACCCTCAGAGAAGAGCGGTGGCTCAGAGCAGATCAACATCGAAGACAGTAACTGCAGTGACAATG AGATCGTGCATGAAGATTTGAAGATTGGTTCAGATGGGGAGAGCGACCAGGCATCAGCCACGTCCTCTGATGAGGTGCAATCACCCGTGAGGGTCCGAATGCGAAACCATCCGGCCCGCAAGATCTCTACTGAG GACATCAACAAGCGCCTCTCCCTACCTGCCGACATCCGGCTGCCTGAGGGCTATCTGGAGAAGCTGACCCTCAATAGCCCGCTCTTTGACAAGCCCCTGAGCCGGCGCCTCCGCCGGGTCTCCCTG TCTGAAATTGGCTTTGGCAAGCTGGAGACATATGTGAAGCTGGATAAACTGGGAGAG GGTACCTATGCCACTGTATATAAGGGGAAGAGCAAGTTGACAGACAACCTGGTTGCCCTGAAGGAGATCCGGCTGGAGCATGAGGAGGGTGCCCCCTGCACCGCCATTCGAGAAG TATCTCTGCTGAAGGACCTGAAACACGCCAACATTGTCACCCTGCATGACATCATTCACACTGACAAGTCCCTGACCCTGGTCTTTGAGTATCTG gACAAGGACCTGAAGCAGTACCTGGAGGACTGCGGCAACGTCATTAACGTGCACAACGTCAAG CTCTTCTTGTTTCAGCTGCTCCGGGGCCTGGCCTACTGTCACCGACAGAAGGTGCTACACCGTGACCTCAAACCCCAGAATCTGCTGATCAACGAGCGAGGGGAGCTCAAGCTAGCGGACTTTG GCCTGGCCAGGGCCAAGTCCATCCCAACCAAAACGTACTCTAACGAGGTGGTGACGCTGTGGTACCGGCCTCCGGACATCCTGCTGGGCTCCACCGACTACTCCACCCAGATAGACATGTG GGGCGTGGGCTGCATTTTCTACGAGATGGCCACGGGCAGGCCCCTCTTCCCGGGCTCCACGGTGGAGGAACAGTTGCATTTCATCTTTCGCATTCTGG GGACCCCCACTGAAGAGACTTGGCCGGGAATCTCCTCCAACGAAGAGTTCAAAAACTATGATTACCCCAAATATCGAGCGGAGGCACTACTGAGCCACGCACCCCG GCTGGACACCGATGGGGCGGACCTCTTGGGCAGACTCCTGCAG TTTGAAGGACGGAATCGGATCTCTGCGGATGACGCCATGAGACACCCCTTCTTCCAGAGTTTGGGGTCCAGAATTCATAAACTCCCTGACA CTACTTCCATATTTGCACTAAAGGAGATCCAGTTACAGAAGGAGACGGGCCTTCGCGCAGCCTCCCTCACAGACTCGGGTGGGTGTGGTTCCCACCCCCTAGGCTCCTCCAGCTGTGTGCCGGCTGGCTCTTCCCAATAG
- the CDK16 gene encoding cyclin-dependent kinase 16 isoform X3, translating to MQGLFQCDDFALNAGSAVSYLCDLGQVNWSFLCLLCEVTMDRMKKIKRQLSMTLRGSRPSEKSGGSEQINIEDSNCSDNGPSPGGRKGILPSSHSLLPTVRLPPRASRSLPALGPTPWAPRQPPPPPARRPRASRSLSSPLDHGTRLEIVHEDLKIGSDGESDQASATSSDEVQSPVRVRMRNHPARKISTEDINKRLSLPADIRLPEGYLEKLTLNSPLFDKPLSRRLRRVSLSEIGFGKLETYVKLDKLGEGTYATVYKGKSKLTDNLVALKEIRLEHEEGAPCTAIREVSLLKDLKHANIVTLHDIIHTDKSLTLVFEYLDKDLKQYLEDCGNVINVHNVKLFLFQLLRGLAYCHRQKVLHRDLKPQNLLINERGELKLADFGLARAKSIPTKTYSNEVVTLWYRPPDILLGSTDYSTQIDMWGVGCIFYEMATGRPLFPGSTVEEQLHFIFRILGTPTEETWPGISSNEEFKNYDYPKYRAEALLSHAPRLDTDGADLLGRLLQFEGRNRISADDAMRHPFFQSLGSRIHKLPDTTSIFALKEIQLQKETGLRAASLTDSGGCGSHPLGSSSCVPAGSSQ from the exons ATGCAGGGCTTGTTCCAGTGCGATGACTTTGCCTTAAATGCTGGCTCTGCcgtttcctacctgtgtgaccttgggcaagtcaattggAGCTTCCTTTGCCTCCTCTGTGAA gtcACCATGGACCGAATGAAGAAGATCAAGCGGCAGCTCTCCATGACGCTCCGGGGAAGCCGACCCTCAGAGAAGAGCGGTGGCTCAGAGCAGATCAACATCGAAGACAGTAACTGCAGTGACAATG GCCCTAGCCCTGGTGGGAGGAAGGGCATCTTGCCCTCGTCCCACAGCCTGCTACCCACGGTTCGCCTGCCCCCCCGAGCATCCAGGAGCTTGCCCGCCCTTGGCCCCACCCCCTGGGCACCCCGGCAGCCTCCACCGCCGCCGGCCCGCCGGCCCCGGGCCAGTCGCAGCCTCAGCTCCCCACTGGACCATGGCACCAGACTAG AGATCGTGCATGAAGATTTGAAGATTGGTTCAGATGGGGAGAGCGACCAGGCATCAGCCACGTCCTCTGATGAGGTGCAATCACCCGTGAGGGTCCGAATGCGAAACCATCCGGCCCGCAAGATCTCTACTGAG GACATCAACAAGCGCCTCTCCCTACCTGCCGACATCCGGCTGCCTGAGGGCTATCTGGAGAAGCTGACCCTCAATAGCCCGCTCTTTGACAAGCCCCTGAGCCGGCGCCTCCGCCGGGTCTCCCTG TCTGAAATTGGCTTTGGCAAGCTGGAGACATATGTGAAGCTGGATAAACTGGGAGAG GGTACCTATGCCACTGTATATAAGGGGAAGAGCAAGTTGACAGACAACCTGGTTGCCCTGAAGGAGATCCGGCTGGAGCATGAGGAGGGTGCCCCCTGCACCGCCATTCGAGAAG TATCTCTGCTGAAGGACCTGAAACACGCCAACATTGTCACCCTGCATGACATCATTCACACTGACAAGTCCCTGACCCTGGTCTTTGAGTATCTG gACAAGGACCTGAAGCAGTACCTGGAGGACTGCGGCAACGTCATTAACGTGCACAACGTCAAG CTCTTCTTGTTTCAGCTGCTCCGGGGCCTGGCCTACTGTCACCGACAGAAGGTGCTACACCGTGACCTCAAACCCCAGAATCTGCTGATCAACGAGCGAGGGGAGCTCAAGCTAGCGGACTTTG GCCTGGCCAGGGCCAAGTCCATCCCAACCAAAACGTACTCTAACGAGGTGGTGACGCTGTGGTACCGGCCTCCGGACATCCTGCTGGGCTCCACCGACTACTCCACCCAGATAGACATGTG GGGCGTGGGCTGCATTTTCTACGAGATGGCCACGGGCAGGCCCCTCTTCCCGGGCTCCACGGTGGAGGAACAGTTGCATTTCATCTTTCGCATTCTGG GGACCCCCACTGAAGAGACTTGGCCGGGAATCTCCTCCAACGAAGAGTTCAAAAACTATGATTACCCCAAATATCGAGCGGAGGCACTACTGAGCCACGCACCCCG GCTGGACACCGATGGGGCGGACCTCTTGGGCAGACTCCTGCAG TTTGAAGGACGGAATCGGATCTCTGCGGATGACGCCATGAGACACCCCTTCTTCCAGAGTTTGGGGTCCAGAATTCATAAACTCCCTGACA CTACTTCCATATTTGCACTAAAGGAGATCCAGTTACAGAAGGAGACGGGCCTTCGCGCAGCCTCCCTCACAGACTCGGGTGGGTGTGGTTCCCACCCCCTAGGCTCCTCCAGCTGTGTGCCGGCTGGCTCTTCCCAATAG